A genomic segment from Lineus longissimus chromosome 15, tnLinLong1.2, whole genome shotgun sequence encodes:
- the LOC135499321 gene encoding uncharacterized protein LOC135499321, with protein sequence MDIEVPIVPDRVFDTLDSSGIFSDSDLDPYQSPTRTPRTTYRARNGQIRSLVIRTSSEERRINFLLTRSCQLESVRAYLNKEEPVRRRTRHRECYDIRVQMGNKNSTVEKIRHNTIDKIPSLRHDRDNEVRNLEKELEFVSIPAAQNPVRSSQMPNMMRPMSPALESVVTTQIPQSGRSSTGDQLFTQVMPTTQIPQTCSVASILPWSNGNISSQNVPSTQTPQRYGNLAPLMNGRGNPGYASSQIGVSQTTAARSEYASSVIGGTSKMGRGNHGYASSQIGACQTGRGNHGCNPTMGPSCSGNMSQVTLKRTEEDSFVMRPHFSRSQPKKAYSVMVPPSSNFNQKPYLSEGRARVDTNASLGLSGDGSSTHSLIANRKSDADICYDICNTFWRPHLTFNPYKHGDDVVEFGSLWPDQNTLKSLLVEAYQATSLRRSVLDICKLVVRCGPVRVLETLVNSRIISIDQLFENGCSLLHLACLARNYEAVSYLISAGVSQKILDKYGRTASQLCFDPRLRRQLAPQFRGGKFANLCQSLKPVSMHDKETIFMLATSSKDYDELQNKLQSLAFDVNQEINRHGDYLIHVIARQGLTQLPQLLSLVKIEGACIEQYNQEGKTPLMIAAESENVVMVDVMLCILGANLNAPNPNTGECALHYAAKNNNVNVVNCLISRGADFNLEDSEGNRPDDTAAHYSAVDSHDVIVAHREQRIQSLSGIAQTGSLTSSQIRVTDLYQANGNGDTLIMTAAKHNRADNLLVLIEREGCHVDAQHEKNGRTALAMAAIVGHVEAVWELLKYDANPAICDINQDLPLHHAVKYDHLKVVSTILQHQSALTGLAKALKLCTTEGARSLIKHAVQRRQAELVTPGLFECALRGDAGKLFCVLEEGDFVNPTSGVGDWPIFLAADNGHTDVVTLLHQHGGDVSRRHPSTKMTVLHAACFRGHAAIVKYFVENCRFANKSTSKSQRPLDVNALNAEMKTALQVAAEKGYSKMVRMLLNNGAACAFLDPSGCLFCCRDFQGVQVLIETKREAHTRDIMALVRDNRKLQELRALFKAKFDHNLRDKHCDTPLMVACRFAYLEVVKFLLESAIHNVVESDYDDDLGDGESDTDSGTVMDLVNTVSLTRISKEPPQELVSVIERQRRASQCTVGMSDMEPDVTYTDFAESGDFYVSSTRNVRKGNRRRSIPSPMSGPRHGIDKKDGQNWMLASTGHIEQHPYGAHGFYQRSRQDNDVQTVCDMPLAWPKDLSTSKPTRPVDLSASNLFNYKSKPSNSIFMTPNVISHVCAVNPRDGRTPLHRALETGDHVGILLVLVETDDLCVDIQDAEGLSPLHLACKLGRKKCVEKLTSLPHVDLNSRTLDGKLPEEMNNSRHIINLIVKAREHQPCLSISSMPTIEGSITGQSVNGGGASTINFELLNEKFQDLKSRQGK encoded by the exons aagTACCAATCGTACCAGATCGAGTCTTCGACACCTTAGACAGTTCAGGAATCTTTTCTGATTCTGACCTTGACCCATACCAGAGTCCCACACGAACTCCGCGCACAACTTATCGCGCTCGTAACGGACAAATTCGAAGCCTGGTCATTCGAACATCATCTGAGGAGCGACGCATAAATTTCCTGTTGACACGGAGCTGTCAATTGGAAAGTGTCCGTGCGTATCTTAACAAGGAGGAACCAGTGAGACGTAGGACTAGACATCGGGAATGTTATGATATACGTGTCCAAATGGGGAATAAGAATTCAACCGTGGAAAAGATACGACATAATACGATAGATAAAATACCATCGTTAAGACATGATAGAGATAATGAAGTACGAAACTTGGAAAAAGAACTTGAGTTTGTCTCTATTCCTGCTGCGCAAAATCCTGTGCGGTCATCGCAGATGCCAAATATGATGCGCCCAATGTCGCCAGCGCTGGAGTCTGTTGTGACGACGCAAATACCACAGTCTGGCAGGTCGTCAACTGGCGACCAACTGTTTACACAGGTTATGCCAACTACCCAAATTCCACAAACATGCAGCGTAGCTAGCATATTGCCTTGGAGCAATGGCAACATATCGTCACAGAATGTCCCTTCCACGCAGACTCCTCAAAGATATGGAAATCTGGCTCCGTTGATGAATGGTCGTGGCAACCCTGGCTATGCCTCTTCACAGATTGGTGTGTCCCAAACAACTGCAGCTAGAAGTGAAtatgcttcttctgttatcggGGGAACGTCCAAAATGGGCAGAGGTAACCATGGTTATGCATCGTCACAGATTGGAGCATGCCAAACAGGCAGAGGTAATCATGGTTGTAACCCAACAATGGGTCCATCGTGTTCTGGTAACATGTCCCAAGTAACTCTGAAGAGAACTGAAGAAGATTCGTTTGTCATGAGGCCACACTTTAGTCGAAGTCAACCGAAAAAAGCTTATTCTGTGATGGTGCCTCCATCTTCAAACTTCAACCAAAAACCTTATCTTTCTGAGGGACGTGCCCGGGTTGATACAAATGCATCTTTAGGCTTGTCAGGTGATGGTTCCTCTACGCACAGTCTCATCGCAAATCGAAAATCAGATGCTGACATCTGTTACGACATCTGTAACACATTCTGGCGGCCACACCTGACCTTTAACCCCTACAAACACGGAGACGATGTTGTGGAATTTGGATCTCTCTGGCCAGACCAAAACACGCTGAAGAGTTTACTTGTGGAGGCATATCAGGCAACCTCTTTGAGGAGATCGGTGCTGGACATTTGTAAACTTGTGGTGCGATGTGGTCCTGTCCGTGTTCTCGAGACGCTTGTCAACTCCAGGATCATAA GTATTGATCAGCTCTTTGAGAATGGCTGCAGTCTGCTGCACTTGGCGTGTCTGGCCAGGAACTATGAAGCTGTGTCATATCTCATCTCGGCGGGTGTCTCACAGAAAATACTTGATAAATATG GGAGAACAGCCAGCCAGTTGTGTTTTGATCCAAGGCTCCGCCGTCAGCTGGCACCACAATTCCGTGGCGGAAAATTTGCCAATCTGTGCCAGTCTCTAAAACCAGTGAGCATGCACGACAAGGAGACGATATTCATGTTGGCGACATCATCAAAGGATTATGATGAACTTCAGAACAAGCTGCAGAGTCTGGCCTTTGATGTGAACCAAGAGATTAATCGCCACGGTGACTATCTCATCCATGTAATAGCAAGACAGG GTTTAACTCAGCTGCCCCAGTTGTTGTCACTGGTAAAGATAGAGGGCGCATGCATCGAGCAGTACAATCAGGAGGGAAAGACACCGTTAATGATTGCAGCCGAGTCAGAAAATGTTGTCATGGTTGAT GTGATGCTGTGCATTCTTGGAGCCAACCTGAACGCGCCAAACCCAAATACAGGAGAATGTGCTCTCCATTATGCTGCAAAGAACAACAATGTCAACGTTGTGAA ctGCCTAATCAGCCGAGGTGCTGATTTCAACTTGGAAGATTCAGAAGGGAACCGTCCTGATGACACTGCGGCACATTACAGTGCTGTCGATTCCCACGACGTCATCGTCGCACACCGGGAACAGAGGATACAGAGTCTGAGTGGGATCGCTCAAACG GGCTCGCTGACGTCTTCTCAGATCCGTGTGACGGACTTGTATCAGGCAAACGGCAACGGGGACACATTAATCATGACAGCTGCTAAACATAACAG AGCTGACAATCTTCTTGTACTGATTGAGAGAGAAGGCTGCCATGTTGATGCTCAACACGAGAAGAACGGACGGACGGCACTGGCGATGGCAGCCATTGTTGGTCATGTGGAAGCAGTGTGGGAACTACTCAA ATATGACGCCAACCCAGCTATTTGTGACATCAATCAAGATCTTCCGCTCCATCATGCTGTCAAATACGACCACCTTAAAGTGGTCTCAACTATCCTCCAGCACCAAAGTGCCTTGACC ggtttggcCAAAGCGCTCAAGCTGTGTACAACTGAAGGTGCACGCAGTCTCATCAAGCATGCTGTGCAGAG ACGACAGGCGGAGCTGGTGACCCCTGGCCTCTTCGAGTGCGCCCTGCGAGGTGATGCCGGAAAACTTTTCTGTGTTCTAGAGGAGGGTGACTTTGTCAATCCTACG AGCGGCGTGGGTGATTGGCCTATTTTTCTAGCAGCTGATAATGGACACACAGACGTGGTGACACTTCTCCATCAG CATGGTGGTGATGTCAGCCGGCGGCATCCATCAACGAAAATGACGGTCCTCCATGCGGCATGTTTCAGAGGCCACGCAGCCATTGTCAAGTACTTTGTTGAAAACTGCCGATTTGCCAACAAGTCGACGAGCAAAAGCCAGCGCCCTCTAGATGTGAATGCGTTAAATGCTGAGATGAAGACAGCCCTGCAGGTTGCTGCCGAGAAAG GTTATAGTAAAATGGTTCGTATGTTGCTCAACAACGGTGCCGCGTGTGCCTTCCTGGACCCATCTGGTTGTCTGTTCTGCTGCAGGGACTTCCAGGGGGTTCAGGTCCTGATTGAAACTAAGAGGGAGGCACATACGCGAGACATCATGGCGTTAGTCCGTGATAACCGAAAACTCCAGGAGCTTCGCGCTCTATTCAAG GCCAAATTTGACCACAACTTACGTGACAAACACTGCGACACTCCCCTCATGGTAGCGTGCCGATTCGCCTATTTAGAGGTTGTCAAGTTTCTGTTGGAGTCGGCAATCCATAATGTTGTTGAGAGTGACTATGATGATGACTTAGGGGACGGTGAATCCGATACTGACTCTGGTACGGTCATGGATCTTGTAAACACAGTCAGTTTGACAAGAATATCGAAGGAACCTCCTCAAGAATTAG TGTCCGTGATAGAGAGACAGCGAAGAGCATCCCAGTGCACCGTGGGGATGAGTGATATGGAACCGGATGTGACTTATACCGATTTTGCCGAATCTGGTGACTTCTACGTGTCAAGTACCAGAAATGTGCGAAAAGGTAATCGAAGGCGGAGCATCCCTTCTCCGATGTCAGGGCCACGCCACGGGATTGATAAAAAGGATGGACAGAATTGGAT GTTAGCTTCTACAGGACACATCGAACAACATCCTTATGGGGCGCATGGTTTTTACCAGCGTTCAAGACAAGACAATGACGTACAGACGGTTTGTGACATGCCACTTGCATGGCCAAAGGACCTCTCCACTTCAAAACCGACACGGCCAGTGGACCTCTCCGCTTCGAATCTGTTCAATTATAAATCAAAGCCAAGCAACAGTATCTTTATGACAC caaatgtaATAAGCCATGTTTGTGCAGTAAATCCAAGAGATGGCAGGACGCCATTACACCGTGCGCTCGAGACTGGCGACCATGTTGGAATTCTGTTGGTGCTAGTTGAGACAGACGACTTGTGTGTGGATATACAGGATGCAGAGGGATTGAGTCCACTTCATTTGGCATGCAAACTTGGGAGGAAAAAATGTGTGGAAAAGTTAACG TCGCTGCCACATGTTGATCTGAACAGTCGAACACTGGACGGAAAACTTCCCGAAGAGATGAACAACAGTCGTCACATCATCAACCTCATCGTCAAAGCTCGCGAACACCAGCCTTGCCTGAGTATTTCGTCAATGCCAACAATAGAGGGCAGCATCACTGGTCAGAGCGTCAACGGTGGTGGCGCGTCGACGATAAATTTCGAACTTTTGAACGAGAAGTTTCAGGATCTCAAGTCACGACAGGGCAAGTAG